In the Anser cygnoides isolate HZ-2024a breed goose chromosome 27, Taihu_goose_T2T_genome, whole genome shotgun sequence genome, one interval contains:
- the FEM1A gene encoding protein fem-1 homolog A produces the protein MDLRTAVYNAARDGKLKLLQKLLGSRSREELEALTAGPGGGDGPGGGSTPLLIAARHGHLEVVEYLLDHCGARVEEGGSVNFDGETIEGAPPLWAASAAGHLGVVRSLLDHGASVNQTTLTNSTPLRAACFDGHLEIVRYLVGERGADLEVANRHGHTCLMISCYKGHREIARYLLEKGADVNRRSVKGNTALHDCAESGSLEILQLLLRSKARMEKDGYGMTPLLAASVTGHTNIVEYLIQGGLQQEEEEVAGNQNGTCASGGSHQRCSSAGRETPQGCEEEGRERCCASASSQDEQQVPNVFCTREAAVEALELLGATFVDKKRDLLGAHKYWRRAMELRYEGGQYLPKPEPRQLVLAYDYSREVSSLEELEALITDPDEMRMQALLIRERILGPSHPDTSYYIRYRGAVYADSGNFERCINLWKYALDMQQGNLEPLSPMTASSFLSFAELFSYVLQDRSKGTLATHLGFSDLMGVLSKGVREVERALVHGKDPVVDSAQFTKTLAIILHLVFLLEKVECTPEQEHQKRQTIYRLLKCSPRAKNGFTPLHMAVDKDTTTVGRYPVGKFPSLHVVNLLLECGADPDSRDYDNNTPLHVAARNNCPLIMSALMEAGAHMDATNAFKQTAYELLDEKLLTKSMMQPFNYITLQCLAARALDKHKIPYKGFIPEELEAFIELH, from the coding sequence ATGGACCTGCGCACGGCCGTGTACAACGCGGCCCGCGATGGGAagctgaagctgctgcagaagctgctgggCAGCCGGAGCcgggaggagctggaggcgctgACGGCAGGGCCCGGAGGTGGCGACGGCCCCGGGGGTGGGAGCACCCCGCTGCTGATCGCCGCCCGGCACGGGCACCTGGAGGTGGTGGAGTACCTGCTGGATCACTGCGGAGCCCGCGTGGAGGAGGGCGGCTCCGTCAACTTCGACGGAGAGACCATCGAGGGGGCCCCGCCGCTATGGGCGGCTTCTGCGGCCGGGCACCTGGGGGTGGTGCGCAGCCTCCTGGATCACGGCGCCTCGGTGAACCAGACCACGCTGACCAACTCCACGCCGCTGCGGGCTGCTTGCTTTGATGGGCACCTGGAGATCGTGCGCTACTTAGTCGGGGAGCGTGGGGCCGACCTGGAAGTAGCTAACCGGCATGGACACACGTGTTTGATGATCTCCTGCTACAAAGGGCACCGGGAGATTGCACGTTACTTGCTAGAGAAGGGGGCTGATGTCAACCGCCGGAGCGTGAAGGGGAACACGGCCCTGCACGACTGCGCCGAGTCTGGCAGCCTGGAGATCCTGCAGTTACTGCTCCGCTCCAAAGCTCGCATGGAGAAAGATGGTTATGGCATGACTCCTCTGCTAGCTGCCAGCGTCACCGGTCACACCAATATTGTGGAGTACCTCATCCAGGgcgggctgcagcaggaggaagaggaggtggcAGGGAACCAAAACGGGACCTGTGCTTCAGGTGGGAGCCATCAGAGGTGCAGCAGTGCCGGTCGGGAAACTCCTCAGGGCTGCGAAGAAGAGGGGCGTGAGAGATGCTGCGCCTCAGCTTCCAGTCAGGATGAGCAGCAGGTTCCTAATGTGTTCTGCACTCGAGAGGCTGCTGTGGAAGCACTGGAGTTGCTGGGTGCCACGTTTGTGGATAAGAAACGTGACCTTTTGGGAGCGCACAAGTACTGGCGAAGGGCAATGGAGCTTCGGTATGAGGGCGGGCAGTACCTACCTAAGCCTGAGCCCCGGCAGCTGGTGTTGGCATACGACTATTCACGGGAAGTGAGCTCGCTGGAGGAACTGGAAGCCTTGATTACTGATCCAGATGAGATGCGCATGCAGGCACTGCTGATTAGAGAGCGCATCTTGGGTCCTTCGCACCCAGACACTTCCTATTACATCCGTTACCGAGGGGCAGTTTATGCTGACTCTGGCAATTTCGAACGCTGCATTAACCTGTGGAAGTATGCTCTGGACATGCAGCAAGGCAACCTGGAGCCTCTTAGTCCGATGACTGCCAGtagtttcctttcctttgctgaGCTTTTCTCTTACGTGCTTCAGGACCGCTCCAAAGGCACTTTAGCTACCCACTTGGGCTTCTCTGATCTCATGGGAGTACTGAGCAAAGGCGTCCGGGAGGTGGAGAGGGCGCTCGTACACGGCAAGGACCCCGTAGTTGACTCAGCACAGTTCACCAAGACGCTGGCCATTATCCTCCACCTGGTTTTCCTGCTGGAGAAGGTGGAGTGCACCCCAGAGCAGGAACACCAGAAGCGCCAGACTATCTACCGCCTGCTGAAGTGCAGCCCCCGGGCCAAGAATGGCTTCACTCCTTTGCATATGGCTGTGGACAAAGATACCACGACAGTGGGACGTTACCCAGTGGGCAAGTTCCCCTCGCTCCATGTCGTGAACTTGCTTCTGGAGTGCGGGGCTGACCCAGACAGCCGTGACTACGACAACAACACCCCGCTGCACGTTGCTGCCCGCAACAACTGCCCGCTGATCATGAGTGCCCTGATGGAGGCTGGAGCCCATATGGACGCCACCAATGCCTTCAAGCAGACTGCTTATGAGCTGCTGGATGAGAAGCTGCTCACCAAGAGCATGATGCAGCCCTTCAATTACATCACCCTCCAGTGCCTTGCTGCTCGCGCCCTGGACAAGCACAAGATTCCCTACAAGGGTTTCATCCCTGAGGAACTGGAAGCCTTCATTGAACTGCACTAG